A stretch of DNA from Pseudomonadales bacterium:
GCTGCTGCGGCAGCACCGGACGAAGTGGAAGTGCCGATCACTTCGCCGCGCCACAGTGCTTCCCCGAGTTCCTGGGCACGGTGCACAAAGCGCTCCGAATCCAGCAGTCCGGCAAGCTGAGCACAGACTGCAAACACGCAATCCTGCTCGGGCCGCAGGGTGCCTTCCGGCAGGCTGACGCCGTAATAGCCGGCGACACTCCGGGCATCCCGCACCGCCCAGGCGTCGAATTTGTCAGGGCTGCCCTGGTAGGCGGCAGCCGGCCCCCGCACCAGATGGCGACTGAATGCCAGTCGATAACGGGATTCGAGTTCCCCCAGTTTCTGCACGGCCAGGTGACTGTAGGGATCGTCCACCTGGTGGAAGTAGTGTACCCGGGGTGGGGCGCCACTGAGACGACGTCCTAACGCAGGCAGCCCGCGTCGCACGCTGCGCAGCAGGTCGCTCGTCATGATCCGCATTGCCGTCGAGCGCACCCGGGTCTGGAGATTCATCTAGTTCCCGGCACTCAACAGCGGCTCGCAGCCGGTCCCTTCGAGCAGCTGCCGGACCACATCGGCGTCCGCCGCGCGCAGTGCCGCGAATTCCTGCCGGATCCAGTGCAGACATTTCGCCTGATAAGGGAAGGCCGGCTGGGTCCAGGCTCTGCCATCTATGGTGGTGGACATCTGCTGTTCACCTTTTTCGAGCGCAGCGGCGTTGGCCAGCAGCGCGGGCACATAGACCCTGCCCACCTCGGTGAGCAGTTCGCCCAGTGTCTCCCCCACCCTCGCCGCATCCATCCAGTCCGTGTCAGCGGCGGGATTGCCGGAAAGATCGTCCACCAGATCGACCCAGGCGAACACCCGTGGCGCTTCCTCGAGGCAGATGGCCATGGGAGTGGGGTCGAATTTGGCAAGCTGGGTGAGCTGAGCGTAGAGGGCAAAATCCGCCGAGGCCGGCCGGCTTCCCAGCACGAAAGGCTGACGCTGCAACAGGCGGTCGAACGCCGCCAGAAAGCGACGATAGCTGGCTTCGATCACGGGTGCTGTGGTGTCGTTGGATCCCACCACATACAGCCGGGAGATCTGCCGCTCGGCGACGAACTGCTTGCGTGCCGCCATCTGCTCCGGGGAAGCCGAGATGCCGGTCCACAGGGGCAGGATGGTTCCGGCCCGTTCGATGTCGGCCGCGTAATACCAGCGGTAGTGAAACATGGCCTTGGTCAGCCACTCGTCTGCGTAATCTTCGAGCAGATAGTTGAGGAAACTCAGCACAGGATTGGCCGGGATCGCAGCCCGCGCCTTGAATTCGGCTTCGAACCGGCGGATCAGCGGGGTGGAATCCACAACCGCCTCCAGCCTGCCGGAAGCTCCAGGCAAGTAGAAAGTGGGCAACAGGCTCACCTTCGGCTCTGGCATACCCAATGCTGAGGCCTGATCGCCCAGCAGCAGTTCGTAGGGCAGGTGACGATATCGCAGCAGCGCCAGCATCTTACGGGTATAGGGTGAACCCGGAACCCCCTTGAAACGCAAAGGCAGAGGAATTGTCATTGCTGTCTCCGACTGACAGGAATCCGATGGACAAAGTGCTGGAGTTGCCAGTCAGATTCAAGTGTTTACATAGCCTCAGAAGCGGATCGACGCACGATCGTGTAGAGTGCGCGACCCACGAACACCACCACCGTAGACCGACTAATGACCCATATAAAATCTCCGGCCCTGCTGGTCCTTGCCATTACCCTCGCCTGGACCACCACCGCGCTCGGCCTCGGCCGTGCGGACAACTTCGTGCTGCTGGATAACCAGGGCAGGGCTGAGGAGCTCTACTACCATCGGGATGCAGCAGCCGTAGTGCTGATCGCCCAGCGCAACCGGTGCGCCCTGGACACGGATGCGGTCACCCGGATCACCGCGACCGGTCCTTCGGTGCGGGTGTTCATGATCAACTCACTGGATTCACGCGCTGACATCCGCACCTACGCCAGCGAACACTCTCTGACTGTCCCGGTGC
This window harbors:
- a CDS encoding glutathione S-transferase C-terminal domain-containing protein, producing the protein MTIPLPLRFKGVPGSPYTRKMLALLRYRHLPYELLLGDQASALGMPEPKVSLLPTFYLPGASGRLEAVVDSTPLIRRFEAEFKARAAIPANPVLSFLNYLLEDYADEWLTKAMFHYRWYYAADIERAGTILPLWTGISASPEQMAARKQFVAERQISRLYVVGSNDTTAPVIEASYRRFLAAFDRLLQRQPFVLGSRPASADFALYAQLTQLAKFDPTPMAICLEEAPRVFAWVDLVDDLSGNPAADTDWMDAARVGETLGELLTEVGRVYVPALLANAAALEKGEQQMSTTIDGRAWTQPAFPYQAKCLHWIRQEFAALRAADADVVRQLLEGTGCEPLLSAGN